One stretch of Ammospiza nelsoni isolate bAmmNel1 chromosome 21, bAmmNel1.pri, whole genome shotgun sequence DNA includes these proteins:
- the MYO18A gene encoding unconventional myosin-XVIIIa isoform X3: MFNLMKKDKEKDGARKEKKKEKKERMSAAELKSLEEMSMRRGFFNLNRASKRDSKTRLEISNPIPIKVASGSELHLTDIDSDSNRGSVILDSGHLSTASSSDDLKADDTNFKGSVLQRAAKFGSLAKQNSQVIVKRFSFSQKSRDESTSETSTPSEHSAAPSPQVEVRMLDTPLDKQGAPPGQPCTPPAASLRARVPELIGKKFPAELRLPALVPPQPPTPRQLELQRRNTGDFGFSLRRTTMLDRGPDGQVYRRVVHFAEPGAGTKDLALGLVPGDRLVEINGRNVESKSRDEIVEMIRQSGDTVQLKVQPILELSELSRCWLRGGQGTRRAAWDAKTEEQIAAEEAWYETEKVWLVHRDGFSLGSQLRPEAGSPLPEGKVKVKLDHDGAVLEVEEDDVEKANPPSCDRVEDLASLLYLNESSTLHTLRQRYGGNLLHTYAGPTMVIINPLSSPSMYSEKVMHMFKGCRREDTSPHIYAVAQAAYRSMLMSRQDQAIVLLGASGSGKTTNCQHLVQYLATIAGSTGKVFSVEKWQALYTILEAFGNSSTGMNGNATRFSQIISLDFDQAGQVASASVQTLLLEKLRVARHPANEATFNVFYYLLACSDSTLRTELHFNHLAENNVFGIVPPSKPEEKQKATQQFSKLLTAMKVMGISGDEQKAFWLILGAIYHLGAAGATKDADEAGRKQFARHEWAQKAAYLLGCSLEELSSAIFKHQPKGTLQRSTSFRQGPDESPLGDSGTGPKLTALECLEGMAAGLYSELFTLLISLLNRALKSSQHSVCSVTVVDTPGAQNPKLAGQSRGATFEELCHNYAQERLQQLFHQRTFARELERYKEENIELALADAEPSSSGSIAAVDQSSHQALVRSLARTDEARGLLWLLEEEALQPGGNEDTLLERLFSYYGPQEGGKEGHNPLVPSDKPRHFLLGHSSGTNWVEYDATGWLNYVKHNPASQNASALLQESQKKVISSLFAGRGGSALVLSGSVAGLEGGSQLALRRATSMRKTFTTGVAAVKKKSLCIQIKLQVDALIDSIKKSKLHFVHCFLPKAGAGGDPQAMLCRRVSSSELELPAEHCEAGLMQLDVPLLRAQLRGSRLLDALRMYRQGYPDHMVFAEFRRRFDVLAPHLTKKHGRNYIVVDEKRAVEELLESLDLEKSSYHMGLSRVFFRAGSLARLEEQRDTQTSRNITLFQAACRGFLARQHFKKRKIQDLAIRCVQKNIKKNKGVKDWPWWKLFTTVRPLIEVQLTEDQIRGKDEEIQQLKSKLEKVEKERNELRLNSDRLESRITELTSELTDERNTGESASQLLDAETAERLRAEKEMKDLQAKYDALKKQMESMEMEVMEARLIRAAELNGELDDDDSGGEWRLKYERAVREIDFTKKRLQQELEDKLEVEQQGKRQLERKLADLQADSEESQRALQQLKKKCQRLAAELQDTKLHLEGQQGRNHDLEKKQRRFDSELSQAHEEAQRERLQREKLSREKDVLVAEVFGLKQLLEDRDSDIAGLTQKAEALEAELQDISSQESKDEASLAKVKKQLRDLEAKVKDQEEELDEQAGTIQMLEQAKLRLEMEMERLRQTHAKEVESRDEEVEEIRQSCQKKLKQMEVQLEEEYEDKQKVLREKRELESKLSAVSEQANQRDFETEKRLRRDLKRTKALLADAQIMLDHLKNNAPSKREITQLKNQLEESEFTCAAAVKARKSMEVEIEDLHLQIDDLAKAKGALEEQLSRLQREKNEVQSRLEEDQEDMNELMKKHKAAVAQASRDLAQMNDLQAQLEEVSKEKQELQEKLQGLQSQLEFLEQSMVDKSLVSRQEAKIRELETRLEFERTQVKRLESLATRLKENMEKLTEERDQRAAAENREKEQNKRLQRQLRDVKEEMGELAKKEAEASRKKHELEMDLESLEAANQSLQSDLKLAFKRIGDLQAAIEDEMESDSNEDLINSLQDMVAKYQKRKSKIDGDSDVDSELEERVDGVKSWLSKNKGSSKTLSDDGSLKGSSPTSSRHTFTYDRWDDEQDAGDSTRRSSRSSPSASEAESRAAETPA; encoded by the exons ATGTTCAACCTGATGAAGAAGGACAAAGAGAAGGATGGGGCCcggaaggagaagaagaaggagaaaaaggagcgAATGTCAGCAGCTGAACTCAAGAGCCTGGAGGAGATGAGCATGCGCCGGGGCTTCTTTAACCTCAACCGTGCCTCCAAGCGGGACTCCAAGACCCGCCTGGAGATCTCCAACCCCATCCCCATTAAAGTGGCCAGTGGCTCTGAGCTGCACCTCACAGATATTGACTCTGACAGCAACCGGGGCAGCGTCATCTTGGACTCAGGCCACCTGAGCACGGCCAGCTCCAGCGACGATCTCAAGGCGGACGACACCAACTTCAAGGGCTCGGTGCTGCAGCGGGCAGCCAAGTTCGGCTCCTTGGCCAAGCAGAACTCCCAGGTGATTGTCAAACgcttctccttctcccagaAAAGCCGGGATGAGAGCACCTCAGAGACCTCCACGCCCTCTGAGCACTCAGCAGCCCCCTCCCCTCAGGTGGAGGTGCGCATGCTGGACACCCCACTGGACAAGCAGGGGGCTCCCCCCGGACAGCCCTGCACCCCTCCTGCCGCCTCCCTGCGTGCCAGGGTGCCGGAGCTCATTGGTAAGAAGTTCCCCGCCGAGCTTCGGCTGCCCGCCCTGGTGCCCCCGCAGCCCCCCACGCCAcggcagctggagctgcagaggcgCAACACGGGCGATTTCGGCTTCTCCCTGCGCCGCACCACCATGCTGGACCGCGGCCCCGACGGGCAGGTGTACCGGCGCGTCGTGCACTTCGCCGAGCCCGGAGCCGGCACCAAGGACTTGGCCTTGGGCTTGGTGCCGGGAGACCGGCTGGTGGAGATCAACGGGAGGAACGTGGAGAGCAAATCCCGGGATGAGATCGTGGAGATGATCCGGCAGTCGGGGGACACGGTGCAGCTGAAGGTGcagcccatcctggagctgagCGAGCTGAGCCGCTGCTGGCTGCGGGGCGGCCAGGGGACACGCcgtgctgcctgggat GCCAAGACAGAGGAGCAGATAGCAGCTGAGGAGGCCTGGTACGAGACCGAGAAGGTGTGGCTGGTGCACAGGGATGGCTTCTCCTTGG GCAGCCAGCTGCGGCCGGAGGCGGGCAGTCCCCTGCCCGAGGGCAAAGTGAAGGTGAAACTGGACCACGATGGAGCCGTcctggaggtggaggaggaCGATGTGGAGAAG GCAAACCCCCCGTCCTGTGACCGTGTCGAGGACCTCGCCAGCCTCCTCTACCTCAACGAGTCCAGCACGCTGCACACGCTGCGCCAGCGCTACGGCGGCAACCTCCTGCACACCTACGCCGGGCCCACCATGGTCATCATCAACCCGCTGAGCTCCCCCTCCATGTACTCCGAGAAG GTGATGCACATGTTCAAGGGGTGCCGCAGGGAGGACACGTCCCCGCACATCTACGCGGTGGCGCAGGCGGCGTACCGCAGCATGCTGATGAGCCGCCAGGACCAGGCCATCGTCCTGCTGGGTGCCAGCGGCAGCGGCAAAACCACCAACTGCCAGCACCTGGTGCAGTACCTCGCCACCATCGCCGGCAGCACCGGCAAGGTGTTCTCTG TGGAGAAGTGGCAGGCTCTCTACACCATCCTGGAGGCTTTTGGCAATAGCAGCACCGGCATGAACGGCAACGCCACGCGCTTCTCCCAGATCATCTCCCTGGACTTCGACCAGGCTGGGCAAGTGGCGTCTGCCTCTGTACAG accctgctgctggagaagctgcgCGTGGCCCGGCACCCGGCCAACGAGGCCACCTTCAATGTCTTCTACTACCTGCTGGCCTGCTCTGACAGCACCCTGAG GACTGAGCTTCACTTCAACCACCTGGCAGAGAACAATGTCTTCGGCATCGTGCCCCCCTCCAAG ccagaggaaaagcagaaggcaACCCAGCAGTTCAGCAAGCTCCTGACAGCCATGAAGGTGATGGGCATCTCAGGAGATGAGCAGAAAGCCTTCTGGCTCATCCTGGGGGCCATCTACcatctgggagctgctggggcaacCAAAG ACGCCGACGAAG CTGGGAGGAAGCAGTTTGCACGGCACGAGTGGGCTCAGAAAGCCGCCtacctgctgggctgcagcctggaggagctctCCTCTGCCATCTTCAAGCACCAGCCCAAGGGCACCCTGCAGCGCTCCACCTCCTTCCGCCAGGGCCCCGACGAGTCTCCCCTGGGGGACAGTGGCACAG GTCCCAAGCTGACGGCGCTGGAGTGCCTGGAGGGCATGGCAGCTGGCTTGTACTCCGAGCTCTTCACACTCCTCATCTCCCTCCTCAACAG GGCGCTGAAGTCGAGCCAGCACTCGGTGTGCTCCGTGACGGTGGTGGACACCCCTGGGGCACAGAACCCCAAGCTGGCAGGGCAAAGCCGGGGTGCCACCTTCGAGGAGCTGTGCCACAACTACGCCCAGGAGcgcctgcagcagctcttccacCAGCGCACCTTCGCCCGCGAGCTGGAGCGATACAAGGAG GAGAACATAGAGCTCGCCCTGGCTgatgctgagcccagctcctctggctccATAGCTGCTGTGGACCAGTCCTCACACCAGGCACTG GTCCGGTCTCTGGCCCGCACGGACGAGGCGCGGGGGCTGCTGTGGcttctggaggaggaggctcTGCAGCCGGGGGGCAACGAGGACACCTTGCTGGAGCGGCTCTTCTCCTACTACGGTCCTCAGGAAGGGGGTAAAGAAG ggcacaacCCGCTGGTCCCCAGTGACAAACCCCGACACTTCCTCCTGGGACACAGCTCGGGGACCAACTGGGTGGAGTACGACGCTACGGGATGGCTCAACTACGTCAAGCACAACCCAGCCTCCCAAAAcgcctctgccctgctgcaggagtcCCAGAA GAAGGTGATCAGCAGCCTGTTTGCGGGGCGCGGCGGCTCGGCGCTGGTGCTGTCGGGCTCGGTGGCGGGGCTGGAGGGCGGCTCCCAGCTGGCCCTGCGCCGCGCCACCAGCATGCGCAAGACCTTCACCACCGGCGTGGCCGCCGTCAAGAAGAAATCCCTCTGCATCCAGATCAAGCTGCAAGTG GACGCGCTCATCGACAGCATCAAGAAGTCCAAGCTGCACTTTGTGCACTGCTTCCTGCCCAAGGCGGGGGCTGGTGGGGACCCCCAGGCCATGCTGTGCCGGCGGGTGAGCAGCAGCGAGCTGGAGCTGCCGGCAGAGCACTGCGAGGCCGGGCTGATGCAGCTGGATGTGCCCCTGCTGCGCGCGCAGCTCCGCGGCTCCCGCCTGCTCGACGCCCTCCGCATGTACCGCCAAG GTTACCCTGACCACATGGTGTTTGCGGAGTTCAGGCGGCGCTTTGATGTCCTGGCTCCACACCTGACCAAAAAGCACGGGCGCAACTACATCGTGGTGGATGAGAAGCGG gcagtgGAGGAGCTCCTGGAATCACTGGACCTGGAGAAGAGCAGCTACCACATGGGCTTGAGCCGG GTGTTTTTCCGGGCTGGATcgctggccaggctggaggagcagcgGGACACGCAGACCAGCAGGAACATCACCCTTTTCCAGGCAGCCTGCAGGGGCTTCCTGGCACGGCAGCACTTCAAGAAGAGAAAG ATCCAGGATTTGGCCATCCGGTGCGTGCAGAAGAACATCAAGAAGAACAAAGGGGTGAAGGATTGGCCCTGGTGGAAGCTCTTCACCACGGTGCGGCCCCTCATCGAGGTGCAGCTCACCGAGGACCAGATCCGTGGCAAAGAC GAAGAGATCCAGCAGCTGAAGAGCAAACTTGAGAAGGTGGAGAAGGAGCGCAACGAGCTGCGGCTCAACAGCGACCGCCTGGAGAGCAGG atCACAGAACTGACATCGGAGCTGACGGACGAGCGCAACACCGGCGAGTCGGCCTCCCAGCTGCTGGACGCTGAGACGGCCGAGAGGCTGCGGGCTGAGAAAGAGATGAAGGACCTGCAG GCCAAGTACGATGCCCTGAAGAAGCAGATGGAGTCGATGGAGATGGAGGTGATGGAGGCTCGGCTCATCCGGGCGGCTGAGCTCAATGGGGAGCTCGACGATGATGATTCAG GTGGTGAATGGCGGCTGAAATACGAGCGAGCGGTACGGGAGATCGACTTCACCAAGAAacggctgcagcaggagctggaggacaAGCTGGaggtggagcagcagggcaagAGGCAGCTGGAGCGCAAG CTGGCGGACCTGCAGGCGGACAGCGAGGAGAGCCAGCGGgcgctgcagcagctgaagaagAAGTGCCAGcgcctggctgctgagctgcaggacacCAAACTGCACCttgagggacagcagggacgcAACCATGACCTGGAGAAGAAGCAACGGAG GTTTGACAGCGAGCTCTCGCAGGCGCATGAGGAGGCGCAGCGGGAACGGCTGCAGCGGGAGAAGCTGAGCCGAGAGAAGGATGTACTGGTGGCTGAGGTCTTTGGCCtcaagcagctgctggag GACAGGGACTCGGACATCGCAGGGCTGACACAGAAGGCAGAGGcgctggaggcagagctgcaggacatCTCCTCCCAGGAGTCAAAGGATGAAGCCTCCCTGGCCAAGGTGAAGAAACAGCTGAGGGACCTAGAGGCGAAGGTCAAAGACCAGGAGGAGGAACTGGATGAGCAGGCTGGGACCATCCAGATGCTGGAGCAG GCGAAGCTGCggctggagatggagatggagcgGCTGCGGCAGACCCACGCCAAGGAGGTGGAGAGCCGTGatgaggaggtggaggagatCCGGCAGTCGTGCCAGAAGAAG CTGAAGCAGATGGaggtgcagctggaggaggagtaTGAGGACAAGCAGAAGGTGCTGAGAGAGAAGCGGGAGCTGGAGAGCAAGTTATCTGCTGTCAGTGAGCAG GCCAACCAGAGGGACTTTGAGACGGAAAAGCGCCTGCGCCGGGACCTGAAGAGAACGAAGGCGCTGCTGGCTGATGCTCAGATCATGCTGGACCACCTGAAAAACAACGCGCCCAGCAAGAGGGAGATCACCCAGCTCAAGAATCAG ctggaagagTCGGAGTTCACCTGTGCAGCCGCTGTCAAGGCCCGCAAATCCATGGAGGTGGAGATCGAGGACCTCCACCTGCAGATTGATGACCTTGCCAAGGCCAAGGGAGCG ctggaggagcagctgagccgTCTGCAGCGGGAAAAGAATGAAGTGCAGAGCCGGCTGGAGGAGGACCAGGAGGACATGAATGAGCTGATGAAGAAGCACAAGGCAGCTGTGGCCCAG GCATCCCGGGACCTAGCACAGATGAAtgacctccaggcacagctggaggaggtcagcaaggagaagcaggagctgcaggagaag CTGCAAGgtctgcagagccagctggagTTCCTGGAGCAATCCATGGTGGACAAGTCGCTGGTGAGCCGGCAGGAGGCCAAGATCCGTGAGCTGGAGACCAGGCTGGAGTTCGAGAGGACGCAAGTCAAGCGCCTGGAG AGCCTGGCCACGCGGCTGAAGGagaacatggagaagctgacGGAGGAGCGGGATCAGCGCGCGGCCGCCGAGAACCGGGAGAAGGAGCAGAACAAGCGGCTGCAGCGGCAGCTCCGCGACGTCAAGGAGGAGATGGGCGAGCTGGCCAAGAAGGAGGCAGAAGCCAGCCGCAAGAAGCATGAGCTG GAGATGGACCTGGAGAGCCTGGAAGCTGCCAACCAGAGCCTGCAGTCAGACCTGAAGCTGGCCTTCAAGCGCATCGGGGACCTGCAGGCGGCCATCGAGGACGAGATGGAGAGTGACAGCAATGAGGACCTCATCAACAG TTTGCAGGACATGGTGGCAAAGtatcagaaaagaaagagtaaaat CGACGGTGACTCAGATGTGGACTCGGAGCTGGAGGAGCGCGTGGATGGGGTGAAGTCTTGGCTCTCCAAGAACAAAGGCTCCTCCAAAACACTCTCTGATGATGGCAGCCTGAAGGGCAGCAG ccccacgAGCTCCCGGCACACCTTCACCTACGACAGATGGGACGACGAGCAGGACGCCGGGGACAGCACACGCCGCTCGTCCCGCAGCTCCCCCAGTGCCAGCGAGGCGGAGAGCCGGGCTGCCGAGACCCCCGCCTAG